GGCGAGGAGTCGGGCAAGCTTGGTGAGGTGCTTGACGAGATTTCCGTTTATTACGCCAAGCAGCTCAAGGACAACATCAAAGCGGTGACGTCGATGATCGAGCCCATCATGATCCTCATGATGGGTACAGTCGTTGGCTTCATCGCCATGGCGATCATCCTGCCCATCTTCAAGATGAGCCAGATCGTCAAGTAACCGATGCTTCAGGGGAGGGGTCGCGTGCCCCGCACAGGCCCCGCTGGAGGCAGGGAGAAGGCATGAGGCCCCGTCTGTTCCGTCGCAAGCCATCGGTTTCGGGTCGCCGCGGCGCGTTCACGCTGCTGGAGACGATGATGGCCCTGGTGATTATCGGCGTGGGCGTGCTCGCCTTCGTGGATGCCCAGGCGTCGTTCTCGCGCACCAACGCCTGGTCGAGCCAGGCGGCTACGGGCATGCTGCTGGCGAACGAGGTCCGCGAACTCTCGCGCCGCCTGCCGCGCCATGACCCGGTGACCGGCCTCACCCTTGTCGGCACCGGCCCCTCCGCCGTGGTCGTGGGCTGGGGTCGGGAGACCGGCGAGTACACCATTGATGACATCGACGACCTCGACGACCTCTCGGCCCTGTCGTTCGGCCTGGGCGGGACATTCAACGGCCCGGTGGATGCCTTCGGCAACCTCGTGCCCGAGATCGGGCCCGACGGCGAGCCGGTGCTCGATACCGACGGCAACCCGCGCCCGCTCAGCGGCTGGTCGCAGCAGATCACCGTCGAGAAGGTTGACCCTTACAACTTCAGCACCATCCGCGTGCCCGCGTACGAGCAGGTGGCCAACAGCGGCCTGCCCGCGATCGCGGTGGACAAGTTCCCCGTGCGTGTCACTGTGAGCGTCCGCTACCAGGGGCCGCACGAGACTCAGAGTGAAGAGATCACGCGGCTGACGTGGATTGTGTCCCCATGAGCGGGCGGAGCAGCGCCATGACAACCCTTCGCACCAGCCCTCGCAGCACTACCCCGGCCGCGCCCGGCGCCTTCGGCCGCCGCAAGTGGCTCCGCAAGCGCCGCGGCGTTGCCGCCGTGCTGGCGATGA
The nucleotide sequence above comes from Phycisphaerales bacterium. Encoded proteins:
- a CDS encoding prepilin-type N-terminal cleavage/methylation domain-containing protein; the protein is MRPRLFRRKPSVSGRRGAFTLLETMMALVIIGVGVLAFVDAQASFSRTNAWSSQAATGMLLANEVRELSRRLPRHDPVTGLTLVGTGPSAVVVGWGRETGEYTIDDIDDLDDLSALSFGLGGTFNGPVDAFGNLVPEIGPDGEPVLDTDGNPRPLSGWSQQITVEKVDPYNFSTIRVPAYEQVANSGLPAIAVDKFPVRVTVSVRYQGPHETQSEEITRLTWIVSP